A genomic segment from Peribacillus sp. ACCC06369 encodes:
- a CDS encoding M15 family metallopeptidase, translating into MKKWVFLFVLFLLFAREVNEYKSDGDFQIIDERHGLRVPKESGTLEIAKDQVYQGNLLLVNKEHPVHRGGIKSDVVNLFQHKELIEGYGLSDERIRLSQGVAEKFLEMVRAAEKDNVRHFMISSGYRNEEEQSQLYQEKGSAFALPAGYSEHNLGLSLDIGSTLSGMNEAPEGRWLQKNASKYGFILRYPENKKAITGIEYEPWHFRYVGLPHSRIMQKKNFTLEEYLTYIKEKKKIGGTIAGVEYEVSYYPVSSKKTVKLQANAYEVSGDNMGGVIVTAFSSVHARDGQEK; encoded by the coding sequence ATGAAGAAGTGGGTTTTTTTGTTTGTTTTATTTTTGCTGTTTGCACGTGAAGTAAACGAATATAAATCTGACGGTGATTTTCAAATTATTGATGAAAGACATGGTCTAAGGGTTCCGAAGGAGAGTGGAACGTTAGAAATAGCTAAGGATCAGGTTTACCAAGGGAATTTGTTATTGGTCAATAAGGAACATCCTGTACATCGGGGAGGGATCAAATCTGATGTGGTTAATCTATTTCAACACAAAGAACTAATAGAGGGATATGGTCTGTCGGACGAAAGGATTCGCTTGTCACAGGGTGTGGCAGAGAAATTCTTGGAAATGGTTCGTGCGGCTGAAAAAGACAATGTCCGTCATTTCATGATTAGCAGCGGGTATCGGAATGAAGAGGAGCAAAGTCAGCTCTATCAAGAAAAGGGGTCTGCATTTGCTTTACCAGCTGGCTATAGTGAGCACAACTTAGGGTTATCACTTGATATAGGCTCCACCTTATCAGGTATGAATGAAGCCCCGGAAGGAAGGTGGCTGCAAAAGAATGCCTCGAAATACGGTTTTATTTTACGTTATCCGGAAAATAAAAAGGCTATTACAGGAATAGAATATGAGCCATGGCATTTCCGCTATGTTGGTCTTCCCCATAGTAGAATCATGCAGAAAAAGAATTTTACATTGGAAGAATACCTTACTTATATAAAAGAGAAAAAGAAAATTGGGGGAACCATAGCGGGTGTGGAATATGAAGTCTCTTATTATCCTGTATCCTCAAAAAAGACGGTTAAGCTACAGGCCAACGCGTATGAAGTATCTGGAGATAATATGGGTGGAGTCATCGTGACTGCTTTTTCTTCTGTGCATGCACGTGATGGGCAAGAGAAATGA
- a CDS encoding ABC transporter ATP-binding protein: MYLNMSEAKNQKGWRQFIRLVQQTKPSKLMIGIALALSLGTTGVGLLVPLFTKNLINDFSISSLSTERITLLVLAIIVQALASGFSIYLLNRIGQSVVAGIRDQLWKKILVLPVSYFDEHPSGETVSRMTNDTTVVKGLISEHLSNFVTGIISIVGSMIVLFVLDWKMTLLMFTAIPLSVLILMPLGKKMHEISKGMQDETASFTSVLQQVLTEIRLVKASNAETLEYENGKKGIHKLFQFGLKEAKIQALIAPLMSFVMMALLVLILGYGGMRVSSGALTAGALVAFIMYLFQIIMPMAQLASFFTQFQKATGATERIISILDSVEEEDAKQPVQNISQSITVDHLNYSYNNGEQVLKDISFNVESGKVTAIVGPSGSGKTTLFSLFERFYKPQQGSISIGGKSINDFTLLSWRSQIGYVSQESPIVSGTIRDNICYGIDRDITDEELNQVAKMAYADQFISELPNGYDTEVGERGMKLSGGQRQRIAIARAFLRNPKILMLDEATSSLDSKSEKVVQQALNELMKGRTTIVIAHRLSTVVGSDQIIFLEKGKITGSGTHKELYKTHSLYREFAEQQLNKLELA; encoded by the coding sequence ATGTATTTAAATATGTCAGAAGCAAAAAATCAAAAGGGATGGCGCCAGTTCATTCGGTTAGTTCAACAAACGAAGCCTTCTAAACTAATGATAGGGATTGCATTGGCATTAAGCCTAGGTACAACGGGTGTGGGTTTATTAGTCCCTTTATTCACAAAAAATTTAATTAATGATTTTTCGATCAGCTCACTAAGCACTGAACGGATCACCCTTCTCGTTCTTGCCATCATTGTTCAAGCATTGGCCAGTGGATTTTCCATCTATTTATTAAATCGGATCGGTCAATCTGTAGTGGCGGGTATCCGCGATCAACTATGGAAAAAAATACTCGTATTGCCCGTGAGTTATTTTGATGAACATCCGTCAGGCGAAACAGTCAGTCGAATGACAAATGATACAACAGTAGTGAAGGGATTAATCTCTGAGCACCTCTCTAATTTCGTTACAGGAATCATTTCCATCGTAGGTTCCATGATCGTGTTATTCGTACTGGATTGGAAAATGACATTATTGATGTTCACTGCAATTCCACTCTCTGTTTTGATATTAATGCCACTAGGGAAAAAAATGCATGAAATATCAAAAGGGATGCAGGACGAGACAGCAAGCTTCACCTCAGTCCTCCAGCAAGTGCTAACGGAAATCCGTCTTGTTAAAGCCTCAAATGCTGAAACTCTAGAATATGAAAATGGAAAAAAAGGAATCCATAAATTATTTCAATTCGGATTAAAAGAGGCAAAAATCCAAGCGTTGATTGCGCCGCTAATGAGTTTTGTCATGATGGCATTACTCGTGCTGATTTTAGGTTATGGGGGAATGCGCGTTTCTTCAGGAGCCCTGACTGCTGGAGCCCTAGTTGCATTCATCATGTATCTTTTCCAAATAATCATGCCAATGGCTCAATTAGCCAGTTTCTTTACACAATTTCAAAAAGCCACGGGTGCAACAGAGCGCATCATTTCCATTTTGGATTCAGTAGAGGAGGAAGATGCGAAGCAGCCAGTTCAGAATATAAGTCAATCAATCACCGTGGATCACCTGAACTATAGTTACAATAATGGAGAACAGGTACTTAAAGATATAAGCTTTAACGTTGAATCCGGTAAGGTCACAGCAATTGTCGGACCAAGCGGCAGCGGCAAAACAACCCTTTTCTCATTATTCGAGCGTTTCTACAAACCACAGCAAGGCTCCATTTCCATAGGCGGGAAATCCATAAATGATTTCACACTGCTTTCATGGAGAAGCCAGATTGGGTATGTTTCACAAGAAAGTCCGATTGTATCTGGCACAATTCGAGATAATATCTGTTATGGAATCGATCGGGATATAACAGATGAGGAATTAAACCAAGTAGCTAAAATGGCGTATGCAGATCAATTTATTTCTGAGCTTCCTAACGGATATGATACAGAGGTTGGCGAAAGGGGCATGAAATTATCCGGCGGTCAAAGACAAAGAATTGCAATCGCCCGAGCATTTTTAAGAAACCCAAAAATACTGATGCTTGATGAAGCTACCTCCAGCCTGGACAGCAAATCAGAAAAAGTTGTTCAACAGGCGTTAAATGAATTAATGAAAGGCAGAACAACAATAGTTATTGCTCACCGCCTATCGACCGTTGTTGGTTCAGATCAAATCATCTTTCTGGAAAAAGGGAAAATAACGGGCAGCGGAACACATAAGGAGCTATATAAAACGCACTCATTATATCGCGAATTCGCTGAACAACAGTTAAACAAACTTGAACTCGCCTAA
- a CDS encoding ATP-grasp domain-containing protein, whose amino-acid sequence MIILNESIVSPILLKVLEEQQIPVLEQGQWGETSTSEKLNIQKDTEFFKSMEMGQRILTNSENGITLLGHFRPNNNEYIWSKLLKDKSQVRNLTKSLYPDFYFQDIDLSMISDLDKNQIPFPVVIKPNIGYSSVGVHKVKNEQDWDIAVNQLKADLLHSDGLYDSEVVGSQTVLIEEWIQGEEYAIDGYYNQDGEPVILNVFKRLFKDDYETSDRIYYTSKLAINEIYNDALKFMKNIQTVLPLRNYPVHFEIRKKGNWVIPIEINPLRFAGAGTTDLGYHAYGMNMYEHYFSGTKPDWNRILEEMDDNIYSFFFAELPLEINLEDVARIDHDALCREFEHVLEYRQLPFQNDRSMAIIFYRSEDLNKNLQLLHLDLIPYLTIKHLAFI is encoded by the coding sequence ATGATTATTTTGAATGAGTCCATTGTGTCGCCAATTCTTCTAAAGGTGTTGGAGGAACAGCAAATTCCAGTGCTGGAACAAGGGCAATGGGGAGAAACATCAACATCAGAAAAGCTAAACATTCAAAAAGATACCGAATTTTTCAAGTCCATGGAAATGGGCCAAAGAATTCTTACAAACTCTGAAAATGGCATTACATTATTAGGTCATTTCCGACCAAATAACAATGAGTACATATGGTCAAAGTTATTGAAGGATAAGAGTCAGGTGCGGAATTTAACGAAATCTTTATATCCTGATTTCTATTTCCAAGATATTGATTTATCCATGATAAGTGACCTGGATAAAAATCAAATACCGTTTCCGGTAGTTATCAAACCCAATATTGGCTATTCAAGTGTAGGGGTGCATAAAGTCAAGAATGAACAGGACTGGGATATAGCCGTGAACCAGCTTAAAGCAGATTTACTTCATTCGGATGGATTATATGATTCAGAAGTGGTCGGTTCCCAGACCGTTTTAATAGAGGAGTGGATTCAGGGTGAAGAGTATGCCATTGATGGTTATTACAATCAAGATGGCGAACCGGTCATTTTGAATGTCTTCAAACGATTATTCAAGGACGATTACGAAACTTCCGATCGAATTTATTATACTTCGAAGTTGGCCATTAATGAAATCTATAATGATGCACTAAAGTTCATGAAGAATATCCAAACGGTCCTTCCACTTAGGAATTACCCTGTACACTTCGAAATTCGCAAAAAAGGAAACTGGGTGATACCTATCGAAATCAATCCTCTGCGTTTTGCTGGAGCGGGTACAACGGATCTAGGGTACCATGCGTATGGGATGAATATGTATGAACATTATTTTTCAGGTACCAAACCCGATTGGAATCGGATATTGGAAGAGATGGACGATAATATATATAGCTTTTTCTTTGCAGAGTTACCACTGGAAATAAATCTGGAAGATGTTGCACGTATTGATCATGATGCACTTTGTCGTGAATTTGAACATGTTTTGGAATATAGGCAGCTTCCTTTTCAAAATGACCGGAGCATGGCAATCATATTTTATAGAAGTGAGGATTTGAACAAAAATCTCCAGTTGCTTCATTTGGATTTAATACCATATTTGACTATAAAACATCTGGCTTTTATCTAA
- the hflX gene encoding GTPase HflX has translation MMELQQRAILVGVNLNGQKDFEYSMEELANLTEACEVEVAGTITQNLHRVNSSHFIGTGKIEEVKNLVEYKEANVVIFNDQLSPSQLRNLERDMDCKVIDRTILILDIFAHRAKTKEAQLQVEVAKLQYMLPRLVGLRESLGRQSGGVGTNKGAGEKQLELDRRRIEENISVLNKELEDLVAHRQTQRKQRKKNSIPVVSLVGYTNAGKSSIMNALIGMYHPTAEKQVLEKDMLFATLETSIRNIPLPDNKEFLLTDTVGFVSKLPHHLVKAFRSTLEEVVEADLLIHVVDFSNPNHEQQIEITDKTLNEIGIKGIPTIFAYNKADLTDLEIPQVNRGSVYMSAKNKVGIEELINQIRKHIFVDYTHCEMLIPFDQGQLVSYFNENGHITETEYEANGYRIKLECRKTDYEKYNRYVIHQE, from the coding sequence ATGATGGAATTACAGCAGAGGGCAATCTTGGTTGGCGTCAATCTCAACGGTCAAAAGGATTTTGAGTATTCAATGGAGGAATTGGCCAATTTAACGGAAGCGTGTGAGGTAGAGGTTGCAGGGACCATCACACAAAATTTGCATCGGGTGAACTCATCACATTTTATCGGTACCGGGAAGATTGAGGAAGTAAAAAATCTCGTTGAGTATAAAGAAGCTAATGTCGTCATTTTTAATGATCAGCTCTCCCCTTCGCAACTTCGGAATCTGGAGAGGGACATGGATTGCAAGGTGATCGATCGGACAATCTTGATTCTGGACATCTTCGCGCATCGGGCGAAAACGAAGGAAGCGCAGCTTCAGGTGGAAGTGGCGAAGCTTCAGTATATGCTCCCGCGTCTCGTTGGTTTAAGGGAGTCATTAGGGCGTCAAAGTGGTGGAGTCGGTACAAACAAAGGGGCAGGTGAAAAGCAGTTAGAGCTTGACCGCAGGAGAATCGAGGAAAATATAAGTGTTTTGAATAAAGAACTGGAAGACCTTGTTGCACACCGGCAAACGCAGAGGAAACAGCGAAAAAAGAATAGCATCCCTGTCGTATCCTTAGTCGGTTATACCAATGCAGGGAAATCTTCGATCATGAATGCTCTGATTGGGATGTACCATCCAACAGCCGAAAAGCAGGTATTGGAAAAGGATATGCTTTTCGCTACACTTGAGACATCCATACGAAACATACCGCTGCCGGATAACAAGGAATTCTTATTGACGGATACGGTGGGCTTTGTGTCTAAATTGCCCCATCATCTTGTGAAAGCATTCCGATCCACCTTAGAAGAAGTGGTGGAAGCGGATTTGTTGATCCATGTTGTCGATTTTTCCAATCCTAATCATGAACAGCAAATAGAGATAACTGATAAGACGTTAAATGAGATAGGCATTAAAGGGATTCCAACGATTTTTGCCTATAATAAAGCGGACCTTACCGATTTGGAAATCCCTCAGGTGAATCGTGGCTCTGTATATATGTCAGCGAAAAACAAAGTTGGCATCGAGGAATTGATCAATCAAATTCGCAAGCATATTTTTGTCGACTATACTCACTGTGAAATGCTGATTCCATTTGATCAAGGACAGCTGGTTTCCTATTTCAATGAAAATGGTCATATTACGGAAACTGAATATGAGGCAAACGGATATCGAATTAAGCTTGAGTGCAGGAAAACAGATTATGAGAAATATAATCGGTACGTTATTCATCAAGAATGA
- a CDS encoding methyl-accepting chemotaxis protein, whose product MRFSKLNPKKSLLAKLFLFYIIPFILFAGAMGLCFSYITNKMINEHVLPQFDERLSENAHSLAASLNPTLIKNASERGEVIVRQLDAFVENKKGIEYVYVLKRENDADVIVALNGSTDFMVESPFTPEQAISINGKEDVLSEIYKDKWGTHKSYFTPIEGTDAIVGIDMDAKFIDELKSTMLFYNILFLASAIILGVLCAAVIGKKISGPVNELVGYTNEMAEGNLSKSMPIGRQDEIGDLSDGFEDMRLSLSHIIQNVREHAQTMNQTTVSIHQSFEEMVESYGQIVTGTTEEAKASEERAHHIDRISNMISDLTDTIRLMSEQTNEMNEFTMHTNTLAEQGSKQVQDVTRQMDKIMENGQSNKVNLVSLEADVVKINEVIGLIRGIASQTNLLSLNASIEAARAGDAGRGFAVVAQEVQKLAVQTDESIDIISESITRINEQTAKVIQNNDESFQDIINGVSLVENNGEIFNKIFESVEKLLKGTEQLASHSKKINESSDESLASIQEIAAISEEGVATTEQISAAAIQQSTIMTGLKEQNEELANESAILEGMVKKFITEK is encoded by the coding sequence ATGAGATTTTCAAAGCTGAATCCTAAAAAATCTTTACTGGCAAAACTATTCTTGTTTTATATCATTCCATTCATACTTTTCGCAGGGGCGATGGGCCTTTGCTTTTCCTATATTACTAATAAAATGATCAATGAGCATGTCCTTCCGCAATTCGATGAGCGTCTTTCTGAAAATGCCCACAGTTTAGCAGCAAGCCTCAATCCTACTTTGATAAAGAATGCTTCGGAACGGGGAGAAGTGATTGTGAGGCAGCTAGATGCTTTTGTAGAAAATAAAAAGGGAATTGAGTACGTTTATGTATTGAAGCGGGAGAATGATGCCGATGTGATTGTAGCCTTGAATGGCAGCACGGATTTCATGGTGGAATCCCCTTTTACGCCGGAACAAGCAATATCGATAAATGGAAAAGAAGACGTATTGAGTGAAATATATAAAGATAAGTGGGGCACACACAAGTCGTACTTTACGCCAATCGAAGGAACAGACGCCATTGTGGGAATCGATATGGATGCAAAATTCATTGATGAATTGAAGAGCACAATGTTATTCTATAATATCTTATTTCTTGCAAGTGCCATTATATTAGGTGTGCTATGCGCCGCTGTCATCGGGAAAAAGATCTCGGGACCCGTTAATGAACTTGTAGGTTACACGAATGAAATGGCAGAAGGGAACTTAAGTAAATCGATGCCCATTGGTAGACAGGATGAGATTGGCGATCTGTCAGATGGATTCGAAGATATGAGATTAAGTTTGTCCCATATAATTCAGAATGTCCGTGAACACGCTCAAACGATGAATCAAACGACAGTGTCCATTCACCAATCCTTTGAGGAGATGGTGGAATCCTATGGGCAGATAGTGACTGGGACAACGGAAGAAGCAAAAGCCTCAGAAGAACGTGCCCATCATATTGACAGAATTTCCAATATGATCAGTGACTTAACGGATACAATCCGTTTAATGAGCGAACAAACGAATGAAATGAATGAATTTACGATGCATACGAATACACTTGCTGAACAAGGAAGTAAACAAGTGCAGGATGTAACCAGACAGATGGATAAAATCATGGAAAACGGCCAATCGAATAAAGTGAATTTGGTGAGCCTGGAAGCTGATGTAGTGAAGATAAACGAAGTGATTGGCTTAATAAGGGGCATTGCTTCCCAGACCAACCTGCTATCATTGAATGCTTCCATTGAAGCGGCACGGGCGGGGGATGCAGGCAGAGGTTTTGCTGTAGTCGCTCAAGAGGTGCAAAAATTGGCTGTGCAAACAGATGAATCAATCGATATCATTTCTGAGTCGATTACGCGGATCAATGAACAAACAGCCAAAGTCATCCAAAATAATGATGAAAGTTTTCAGGATATAATAAATGGTGTTTCCTTAGTGGAAAACAATGGAGAGATTTTCAATAAGATATTCGAATCCGTAGAGAAATTGTTGAAAGGCACAGAACAATTAGCAAGCCATTCGAAAAAAATCAATGAGTCTTCGGATGAAAGCCTAGCATCCATTCAGGAAATTGCAGCGATTTCAGAAGAAGGAGTCGCAACAACGGAGCAAATATCGGCAGCCGCAATTCAACAAAGTACCATAATGACTGGATTGAAGGAGCAAAACGAAGAGTTAGCAAATGAATCGGCCATATTAGAGGGGATGGTAAAAAAGTTCATTACGGAAAAATGA
- a CDS encoding VanZ family protein — MFASYIFLLTKVILFKFGHIDITFLLEQLQSNLKNPVNMKDRLLLFGNFIPLNEIVSAVQNRTYHNIFNLLGNIALFIPFGIFLPLVIGKGYINLKRVCCISFIVSLCYEVSQAVFNIGIFDVDDLLLNTFGGMLGYALFKFGI; from the coding sequence TTGTTTGCTAGTTATATATTTTTGCTAACCAAAGTCATTTTATTTAAGTTTGGCCATATTGATATAACTTTTCTTCTGGAACAGCTTCAAAGTAATCTAAAGAACCCAGTAAATATGAAGGATAGATTATTATTGTTCGGTAATTTCATACCGCTTAATGAAATAGTGAGTGCTGTCCAAAATAGAACGTATCACAATATATTCAATTTGCTAGGAAACATCGCATTATTCATTCCTTTTGGTATATTTCTACCTCTCGTTATTGGAAAGGGATATATAAATCTAAAGAGGGTATGCTGTATTTCCTTTATAGTAAGTCTTTGTTATGAAGTCTCTCAGGCTGTCTTTAATATCGGCATCTTTGATGTGGATGATCTTCTATTAAATACGTTTGGCGGAATGCTAGGGTATGCCCTATTCAAGTTCGGCATCTAA
- a CDS encoding cold-shock protein, whose amino-acid sequence MEQGKVKWFNAEKGFGFIERENGDDVFVHFSAIQSEGFKSLDEGQEVTFEVEQGQRGPQASNVQKA is encoded by the coding sequence ATGGAACAAGGTAAAGTAAAATGGTTTAACGCAGAAAAAGGTTTTGGATTCATCGAACGCGAAAACGGAGACGACGTATTCGTACATTTCTCAGCTATCCAAAGCGAAGGTTTCAAATCTTTAGACGAAGGCCAAGAAGTTACTTTTGAAGTAGAACAAGGTCAACGTGGACCTCAAGCTTCTAACGTTCAAAAAGCATAA
- a CDS encoding heavy metal translocating P-type ATPase, protein MAESPLKTYRIQGLSCTNCAAKFENNVRDLEGVEDAKINFGASKISVQGSATIEEIEKAGAFDNLRIRGEQERVTQKEPFWKQKENIKVVFSVILLLISWILDNRYADGGIMPVIGYAAAIIVGGYSLFVNGLKNLVRLRFDMHTLMTVAIIGAAVLGEWGEGATVVILFAISEALEKYSMDKARNSIESLMNIAPKEALIRRGHHEMMVAVDEIEVGDIMIVKPGQKLAMDGRIMKGASTLNQAAITGESEPVFKTVEGEVFAGTLNGEGLLEVKVTKRVEDTTIAKIIHLVEEAQAEKAPSQAFVDRFAKFYTPAIMLIALAIAVVPPIVMNGDWSEWIYRGLAVLVVGCPCALVISTPIAIVTAIGNAAKHGVLIKGGVHLEETGALKAIAFDKTGTLTKGVPEVTDFKVLSDVLNEQEVLAIAAALESRSQHPLATAILQKAANHDVNYHSVVVEDFTAITGKGIKGKINQEIYYIGKPHLFEEVTGLVFSDDVLNLISGYQNAGKTVMVLGDQMKLLALIAVADEIRESSKEAIRKLHALGIEKTIMLTGDNIGTAKAIGAAAGVHEIEAELLPQDKLTIIKQWKQKYDRVAMIGDGVNDAPALAASTVGIAMGGAGTDTALETADIALMGDDLSKLPYTISLSRKTLKIIKQNITFSLVIKILALLLIAPGWLTLWMAIFADMGATLLVTLNSLRLLRIKE, encoded by the coding sequence ATGGCTGAGTCCCCATTAAAAACATATCGTATTCAAGGTCTATCTTGCACGAACTGTGCGGCTAAATTTGAGAACAATGTCCGTGATCTGGAGGGTGTGGAGGATGCCAAAATCAACTTTGGGGCTTCAAAGATTTCGGTACAGGGTAGCGCGACCATTGAAGAGATTGAAAAGGCGGGTGCTTTTGATAACCTGAGAATCCGTGGTGAGCAGGAACGGGTGACGCAAAAGGAACCATTTTGGAAGCAAAAAGAAAATATTAAAGTGGTGTTCTCGGTTATCCTTTTGCTAATCAGCTGGATATTGGATAATCGATATGCTGATGGAGGCATCATGCCGGTAATCGGTTATGCGGCTGCAATCATTGTTGGCGGATATTCATTATTTGTCAATGGGTTGAAAAACCTCGTCAGACTTCGCTTTGATATGCACACCCTTATGACGGTTGCCATCATCGGAGCGGCTGTGCTGGGTGAATGGGGTGAGGGGGCAACTGTTGTCATTCTATTTGCAATAAGTGAAGCACTGGAAAAGTATTCGATGGATAAAGCCCGGAATTCTATAGAATCATTAATGAATATCGCACCTAAAGAAGCCTTGATCCGTAGAGGACATCACGAAATGATGGTTGCTGTTGATGAGATTGAAGTGGGCGACATCATGATCGTTAAACCCGGTCAAAAACTTGCTATGGATGGCAGGATCATGAAAGGGGCGTCGACACTTAATCAAGCAGCCATTACAGGGGAGTCTGAGCCGGTTTTTAAAACGGTTGAGGGTGAAGTATTTGCCGGAACCTTAAATGGTGAAGGATTGCTCGAAGTGAAGGTCACGAAGCGAGTCGAGGATACGACTATTGCAAAAATCATCCACCTTGTTGAAGAAGCACAGGCTGAAAAGGCCCCTTCCCAAGCATTCGTGGATAGATTCGCAAAATTCTATACTCCGGCCATTATGCTTATAGCCTTGGCCATTGCCGTGGTACCCCCGATTGTGATGAACGGGGATTGGAGTGAATGGATTTACCGGGGATTGGCTGTACTGGTTGTCGGCTGTCCTTGTGCATTGGTCATTTCTACCCCCATCGCCATTGTGACAGCTATCGGAAATGCCGCGAAACATGGTGTGTTGATTAAAGGCGGGGTCCATTTGGAGGAAACAGGAGCCTTAAAGGCGATTGCATTCGATAAAACGGGTACTTTAACAAAGGGCGTACCGGAAGTGACTGATTTCAAAGTGTTATCCGATGTGTTGAATGAACAGGAGGTGCTGGCGATCGCTGCTGCTTTAGAAAGCAGATCACAGCACCCACTTGCCACGGCCATTCTTCAAAAGGCGGCAAATCATGATGTGAATTATCATTCTGTAGTAGTAGAGGATTTTACTGCGATCACGGGTAAAGGTATAAAAGGGAAAATCAATCAAGAAATCTATTACATTGGTAAACCCCATCTCTTTGAGGAAGTGACAGGCCTAGTATTCTCTGATGATGTCCTTAATTTAATCAGCGGCTATCAAAATGCAGGGAAAACGGTGATGGTGCTTGGCGATCAAATGAAGCTCCTGGCACTCATTGCTGTGGCAGATGAAATAAGGGAAAGCAGTAAGGAAGCAATTCGGAAACTGCATGCATTGGGCATTGAAAAAACGATAATGCTGACCGGGGATAATATTGGAACGGCAAAAGCTATTGGAGCGGCAGCAGGCGTTCACGAGATCGAGGCGGAGCTATTGCCACAAGATAAACTGACCATCATCAAACAATGGAAACAAAAATATGATCGAGTGGCCATGATAGGCGATGGTGTCAATGATGCTCCGGCCTTGGCAGCTTCCACGGTAGGAATTGCAATGGGCGGGGCGGGTACTGATACGGCCCTTGAAACAGCCGATATTGCCTTGATGGGTGATGACTTATCGAAGCTGCCGTATACAATCAGCTTAAGTCGCAAAACATTAAAAATTATTAAGCAGAACATCACGTTTTCATTGGTGATAAAAATCCTGGCGTTATTATTGATAGCACCGGGCTGGTTAACACTTTGGATGGCAATTTTTGCCGACATGGGTGCGACGTTATTAGTTACATTGAACAGTCTTAGATTACTGAGAATAAAAGAATAG
- a CDS encoding metalloregulator ArsR/SmtB family transcription factor, whose amino-acid sequence MAELKDICDVHLHDEVKVNRIQEEMSQVNISSMSKLFKVIGDENRAKIAYALCTDEELCVCDLANIIGASMATTSHHLRTLYKHAIVKYRKEGKLAFYSLDDHHIKQLILIALEHQQEVRIDG is encoded by the coding sequence ATGGCGGAACTGAAAGATATATGTGATGTCCACCTGCATGATGAAGTGAAGGTTAATCGCATTCAAGAAGAAATGAGCCAGGTGAATATATCCAGCATGTCGAAGCTGTTTAAAGTGATAGGCGACGAAAATAGGGCAAAGATAGCTTATGCGCTCTGTACGGACGAGGAATTATGTGTGTGCGATCTGGCCAATATCATTGGTGCTTCGATGGCGACAACGTCACATCATCTTCGTACCCTTTATAAACATGCAATCGTAAAATACCGAAAAGAAGGAAAGTTAGCTTTTTATTCTTTGGACGATCACCATATTAAACAATTGATTCTCATTGCATTAGAACATCAGCAGGAGGTAAGGATCGATGGCTGA